In Clarias gariepinus isolate MV-2021 ecotype Netherlands chromosome 1, CGAR_prim_01v2, whole genome shotgun sequence, one DNA window encodes the following:
- the LOC128514982 gene encoding uncharacterized protein LOC128514982: MKAVQEDEELLCIVWAKTGDVSGHTILRYGSTHSYIAPSLAWDIHCGPVSNNITATSSALGQVEASFIHKHKDSDTESLRCLHHVLCFCSVLVLILLLPAPHAEETPRPVLSVSPQSWVTEGDSVTLICEVKNSSTDWTFSWYREVPYRENNVNTTYKDSSRGFRGSYTFSPAALKQTGVYTCKAERHGQTIHSNSQALWITGESPPVSMIINPSRTQHFTYDSLSLSCEDQSHSTGWTVRRYTDSGGVTDCLGLGSVTGSTCTISSIKKPYTGVYWCESESGETSNPVNITVDDRYVLLESPVHPVTEEYPLTLRCLDRYTKSSTLEADFYKDGSVLQTQTTGEMIIHKVSKTDEGFYHCKYPVRGESLKSWVSVRRKKSGKAPFSVLMLICSVVTPVPYLLVTIILLIKCYRARAQTDKKRIENAVVEE; the protein is encoded by the exons ATGAAGGCGGTCCAAGAAGATGAGGAGCTTCTGTGTATTGTATGGGCCAAGACTGGGGATGTAAGTGGCCACACCATTCTCAGATATGGCAGCACACATAGTTATATTGCCCCCTCTCTGGCCTGGGACATCCACTGTGGCCCGGTGAGCAATAATATTACGGCCACGTCTTCAGCCCTTGGCCAGGTTGAAGCCAGCTTCATCCACAAACACAAGGAT TCAGACACTGAATCTCTTAGATGTTTACATCATGTTCtctgtttctgttctgttttagtGCTGATTTTACTTCTTCCAGCGCCACATGCTGAAG AGACACCACGCCCAGTACTGAGTGTATCTCCACAGAGCTGGGtgactgaaggagactcagtgactctaaTCTGTGAGGTTAAAAACTCCTCTACAGACTGGACATTCAGCTGGTACAGAGAGGTTCCATACAGAGAGAATAATGTTAACACCACATATAAAGACAGCAGTAGAGGATTTCGAGGCTCCTACACTTTCAGTCCTGCTGCTCTTAAACAAACAGGAGTTTATACGTGCAAGGCGGAGAGACACGGACAGACGATTCACAGCAATTCACAGGCACTATGGATCACTG GTGAATCTCCTCCAGTCTCTATGATCATCAATCCCagcagaactcaacactttacttatgactctctctcactgagctgtgaggaccagagtcactctactggatggacagtgagacgATACACAGACAGCGGAGGAGTTACAGATTGTTTAGGGTTGGGATCAGTTACAGGATCTACATGTACTATCAGCTCTATTAAAAAACCctacactggagtttactggtgtgagtCTGAATCTGGAGAAACCAGTAATCCTGTCAACATCACAGTGGATG ATCGTTATGTGCTCCTGGAGAGTCCTGTCCATCCTGTGACTGAGGAATATCCTCTGACTCTACGCTGTTTGGATCGCTATACAAAGTCCTCAACTCTCGAAGCTGATTTCTATAAGGATGGATCAGTTCTCCAGACACAGACTACAGGAGAGATGATCATCCATAAGGTCTCAAAAACAGATGAAGGTTTTTACCACTGTAAATATCCAGTGAGAGGAGAGTCACTGAAAAGCTGGGTCTCAGTCAGACGTAAGAAATcag gtAAAGCTCCATTCTCAGTGCTCATGCTAATCTGTAGTGTAGTGACGCCTGTTCCGTATCTGCTGGTGACCATCATTCTCCTGATCAAATGTTACAGAGCTCGAG cgcaAACTGATAAAAAGAGAATTGAGAATGCAGTTGTGGAGGAGTGA